One part of the Vitis riparia cultivar Riparia Gloire de Montpellier isolate 1030 chromosome 8, EGFV_Vit.rip_1.0, whole genome shotgun sequence genome encodes these proteins:
- the LOC117921320 gene encoding formin-like protein 14 — MNRKISSSSFYMEDKDEELVRLKLAIRSASSPVTVAAPALPPPPPPQQQQPLLLSSSLLSLLTHPVPPSLLLRQFFPPTSLPLEPPPSPPHPSSHLASTNSSPHPSSRRESTNPPYPSSRRASTNPPHPSSHRTSTSGQNVEGPLPSRTRKSPMRILRPGKSENIPQPYPWATTRRAKVRSVSDLLSKGILKITGDVQCKRCEKRYQIEYNLQEKFTEVNTFITVNMDNMHDRAPQIWQSPILPNCRFCEQNNCVKPLLGKKRRINWLFLFLGQMLGCCKLAELKYFCKHTKSHRTGAKDRVLYLTYLGLLKQLDS; from the coding sequence ATGAACCGAAAAATATCATCTTCGTCATTTTATATGGAAGATAAAGACGAAGAGCTGGTCAGACTTAAACTAGCAATCAGATCAGCATCGTCACCAGTAACAGTCGCGGCCCCAGCtcttccaccaccaccaccaccacaacAGCAACAACCGCTCTTGCTCTCATCCTCGTTATTGTCTTTGCTCACCCATCCAGTTCCCCCGTCCTTGCTACTACGACAGTTTTTTCCACCTACTTCTCTTCCTCTGGAGCCACCACCTTCCCCTCCCCACCCATCTTCCCATCTCGCATCTACCAATTCCAGTCCCCACCCATCTTCCCGTCGAGAATCTACCAATCCTCCCTACCCATCTTCCCGTCGAGCATCTACTAATCCTCCCCACCCATCATCCCATCGAACTTCTACTTCTGGCCAGAACGTGGAAGGCCCACTGCCCTCCCGAACCCGCAAATCACCAATGAGAATTCTCCGACCAGGAAAGTCTGAGAACATCCCTCAACCATATCCATGGGCGACCACGCGACGAGCCAAAGTGCGAAGTGTCAGTGATCTGCTATCAAAAGGAATATTGAAAATCACTGGTGATGTTCAGTGTAAGCGATGCGAGAAACGGTACCAAATTGAATACAATTTGCAGGAAAAGTTTACTGAAGTAAATACCTTCATAACTGTCAACATGGACAACATGCACGATCGTGCTCCACAAATTTGGCAGAGTCCAATCTTGCCCAACTGTAGATTTTGTGAGCAGAATAACTGTGTCAAGCCTCTTCTCGGAAAGAAGAGACGCATCAACTGGCTCTTTCTGTTTTTGGGGCAAATGCTTGGCTGTTGCAAACTTGCTGAACTCAAGTATTTTTGCAAGCACACCAAGAGTCATAGAACGGGTGCTAAAGATAGAGTTCTTTATCTTACTTATCTTGGTTTACTCAAGCAACTCGACTCTTGA
- the LOC117919663 gene encoding protein SODIUM POTASSIUM ROOT DEFECTIVE 3-like, with protein sequence MKGIDIFCASQASTAICVSMEPGSSSSSAIDQGGRAIDRHNPIIRDARRSSIKTLTTPCSSQSPINPKPYHQLHQKNRKTTGKPNDQIKKASAKNVDQYGKSSAKPLDMLRKSSAKFVDLISPPGSSRYLLSEPPFFDVLPDFDPVLALVPVEPKKAKAVNLDDDSPVLKPSSSSGSSDSKPSSSSGSADQVVVLRVSLHCKGCEGKLRKHISRMEGVTSFNIDFAAKKVTVVGDVTPLGVLASVSKVKSAQLWTPAMASSLPHGLARVK encoded by the exons ATGAAAGGAATCGATATATTCTGTGCATCACAAGCTTCAACAGCCATATGTGTGAGCATGGAACCAGGGTCGTCTTCTTCCTCCGCCATTGATCAGGGTGGCCGTGCAATTGATCGGCACAATCCCATTATCAGAGATGCAAGAAGGAGCAGCATTAAAACTCTCACCACTCCTTGTTCTTCTCAATCACCCATCAATCCTAAACCTTACCACCAGCTCCACCAAAAGAATCGAAAAACCACTGGTAAGCCAAATGATCAAATCAAGAAGGCCTCTGCAAAGAACGTTGATCAATATGGGAAGAGCTCTGCTAAGCCATTGGATATGCTCAGAAAGAGCTCGGCTAAGTTTGTAGATTTAATCAGCCCTCCTGGTTCATCAAGGTATCTTTTGAGTGAGCCACCCTTCTTCGACGTGTTACCTGATTTTGATCCAGTTTTAGCATTGGTTCCTGTTGAACCCAAGAAGGCAAAAGCTGTAAATCTTGATGATGATTCCCCTGTCTTGAAACCGTCTTCGTCATCTGGCTCTTCCGACTCGAAACCTTCTTCATCCTCAGGCTCTGCCGACCAG GTTGTGGTTTTGAGGGTGTCCCTGCACTGCAAAGGCTGTGAAGGCAAATTGAGGAAACACATCTCTAGAATGGAAG GGGTGACATCTTTCAACATAGACTTTGCAGCGAAGAAGGTAACAGTGGTGGGAGACGTGACGCCGTTAGGCGTCCTGGCAAGTGTGTCAAAGGTGAAGAGCGCGCAACTTTGGACACCTGCCATGGCATCATCATTGCCTCATGGGTTGGCTCGAGTGAAATAG